A region from the Chthoniobacterales bacterium genome encodes:
- a CDS encoding glycosyltransferase family 4 protein: MKPAILVSHPFGNANVRQAALAFADADFLAGFRTCINWPEDAPLGRFLPHSILSQLQRRTFPSPVSAKTRTQPLREMGRLAATRLGWNQWMEHETGPFSIDRVTRCLDLKVADELLRSATPANAIYAYEDGASASFAAAKQRQIRCLYDLPIGYWQSSKAIQSEEAERQPEWAATLTAMIDSPEKLARKDAELADADAIFVASQFTARTLTDYSYPAEKIHIIPYGCPVPESEPAPAHDGPLRVLFVGSLGQRKGTSYLLSAIEQLGKHATLTLLGTKPMSHCAPLEKALQKHRWLPSLPHSEVLREMREHDVLVFPSLFEGFGLVITEALSQGIPVITTPNTSGPDLLTEGEDGYIIPIRDEVSIAERLTFLLTHRDHLQSMKAAALEKAKTFTWHKYRTRLVAEVARLLT, translated from the coding sequence ATGAAGCCCGCCATCCTCGTCTCGCATCCTTTTGGAAACGCCAACGTCCGCCAGGCGGCGCTGGCGTTTGCGGATGCGGATTTTCTGGCCGGTTTCCGCACGTGCATCAACTGGCCCGAGGACGCGCCGCTCGGCCGATTTCTCCCTCACTCGATTCTCAGCCAGCTCCAGCGCCGCACTTTTCCCTCGCCCGTTTCCGCCAAAACCCGCACGCAGCCGCTCCGGGAAATGGGCCGCCTCGCCGCCACCCGCCTGGGTTGGAACCAATGGATGGAACACGAGACCGGCCCGTTTTCCATCGACCGCGTGACGCGTTGTCTGGACCTGAAAGTGGCGGACGAATTGCTGCGTTCCGCGACGCCAGCGAATGCGATTTATGCGTATGAGGACGGCGCTTCCGCCAGTTTTGCGGCGGCGAAACAACGGCAGATTCGCTGTCTTTACGATCTGCCCATCGGTTACTGGCAGTCGTCCAAGGCGATCCAGAGCGAGGAGGCGGAGCGTCAGCCGGAATGGGCCGCGACGCTCACGGCGATGATCGACAGCCCGGAGAAACTCGCCCGCAAAGACGCCGAGCTGGCGGACGCGGACGCCATCTTTGTCGCCAGCCAGTTCACGGCGCGCACGCTCACCGATTACTCGTATCCAGCGGAGAAAATTCACATCATTCCCTACGGCTGCCCGGTGCCGGAGAGCGAACCCGCCCCTGCGCACGACGGCCCGTTGCGCGTGCTTTTTGTCGGTTCGCTCGGCCAGCGCAAGGGCACTTCCTATTTGCTCTCGGCCATTGAGCAACTCGGAAAACACGCCACCCTCACACTGCTCGGCACCAAGCCGATGTCGCATTGCGCGCCGCTCGAAAAGGCCCTGCAAAAACACCGCTGGCTCCCGTCGCTGCCGCATTCCGAAGTCCTGCGGGAAATGCGCGAGCACGACGTGCTGGTTTTCCCATCGTTGTTTGAAGGTTTCGGTCTCGTCATCACCGAGGCGCTTTCTCAGGGAATCCCGGTCATTACCACGCCGAACACGTCGGGTCCCGACCTGCTCACCGAGGGCGAGGACGGCTACATCATCCCGATTCGGGACGAGGTTTCGATTGCGGAGCGGCTCACTTTTTTGCTAACACACCGCGACCATCTCCAATCCATGAAAGCGGCCGCCCTCGAAAAAGCGAAGACGTTCACCTGGCATAAATATCGCACCCGACTCGTGGCCGAGGTCGCCCGCCTTCTCACATGA
- a CDS encoding polysaccharide biosynthesis/export family protein has translation MRQNYPTPPTNSAYSGAASTVATTTSMAVLDNTRKLGIGDQVSFRVVEDRDPPVQLLITDSGEMEVPYIGRVKAAGRSCKELATAIKSSLEVDYYYRATVIVALDAISTATRGRITVSGEVLTQGSQEIPATVDFTASKAIANAGGPTRFGDTRRVKIIRQSGNGAPSIIIFDYKKFLDAKGEDILLQPNDTINVPARGVTFF, from the coding sequence ATGAGGCAGAATTATCCGACTCCGCCGACAAATTCCGCCTACAGTGGCGCGGCCTCCACGGTCGCCACCACGACTTCCATGGCGGTCTTGGACAACACCCGCAAGCTCGGCATCGGCGACCAGGTGAGTTTCCGCGTGGTGGAAGATCGTGATCCGCCGGTGCAATTGCTCATCACCGACTCCGGTGAAATGGAAGTCCCCTACATCGGCCGCGTCAAAGCCGCCGGACGTTCCTGCAAAGAACTGGCCACGGCGATCAAGTCTTCCTTGGAAGTCGATTATTATTACCGAGCGACCGTCATTGTGGCCTTGGACGCGATCAGTACGGCCACTCGTGGTAGAATTACAGTCTCAGGCGAAGTGCTCACCCAAGGTTCTCAAGAGATTCCAGCGACGGTAGATTTCACTGCTAGCAAAGCCATTGCCAATGCGGGAGGTCCCACCCGGTTTGGAGACACCAGAAGAGTGAAGATTATTCGACAATCTGGCAACGGCGCTCCAAGCATCATCATTTTCGATTACAAAAAATTTCTCGACGCCAAAGGAGAAGACATCCTCTTGCAACCTAACGACACCATCAACGTCCCGGCTCGCGGCGTCACCTTTTTCTAA
- a CDS encoding polysaccharide biosynthesis tyrosine autokinase yields MNKSSMTSTTTEKAETFHAQLHRLRQQFVTHWWIIFLTISLGVLLQIVLTMKMQDYKFSEGKIISSSLISGPDNQGISTNGTPGDFFATQIELLNGSEIRRKAEERVKITNPGLTPDVVDLEVEQPAHSDILVLTAKSKNGPYAQAWLGAVMYEYLEFRKITLAGPVDKTVAELKKDQVEAKEKINKQIDLIAAWKKQYNDVALVEQDNGAALYLAKLKQTLAQNQTEFQLLEMLSVEQTVKRQSAELTPNSTNPNLIANVNTSQVSGVAQEYLEAKKQVQVLLAEKAELSQVLKPKHPKIVAYNEEIARQEKKIEILREQSREEIKNQKESLGLQITNNEREIKEWEVKAREIGGLLGEYKQLQATLEQANIDYKNISDKISTISSTLRTTPDFMQIMAQASEPKPYKRGLVKALVIGVLGGLVVGIGILLLINQLDDRVRSFSEMQATFDYPIIGHVPRSAVTDKPLISEDDDRHMLLESLRNIRSSIFFMPHVGAKPKTLLVTSSIPNEGKSTVSSNLAVTMAMSGAKTLLIDADMRRGSLHTLFQTPASPGLADFLTETSSLEDAIFTTKVKNLSIMSRGRGTNAANDLLLGKHTDTLIKKLYPEYDYIILDSAPVLAADDTSNLAPKVDGVVFVLRASFTPARLARRTLQILLGRQVNILGLVFNCAESGSADYPYYRYEEYHKHSVA; encoded by the coding sequence ATGAACAAATCTTCCATGACCTCCACAACCACGGAAAAGGCCGAGACTTTTCATGCCCAGTTGCACCGGCTGCGGCAGCAATTTGTCACGCACTGGTGGATTATTTTTCTCACCATTTCGCTCGGCGTCTTGCTGCAGATCGTGCTGACGATGAAGATGCAGGACTACAAGTTTTCCGAGGGGAAAATCATCTCGTCCTCGCTCATTTCCGGGCCCGACAATCAAGGCATTAGCACCAACGGCACGCCCGGTGATTTCTTTGCCACTCAGATCGAGCTTCTTAACGGCTCCGAGATTCGGCGCAAAGCCGAGGAGCGGGTCAAAATCACCAATCCGGGCCTAACTCCGGACGTGGTCGATCTGGAAGTTGAGCAACCGGCTCACAGCGATATCCTGGTCCTCACCGCCAAGAGCAAAAACGGCCCCTACGCCCAGGCATGGCTGGGTGCGGTCATGTATGAATATCTGGAATTCCGCAAAATCACCCTTGCTGGCCCTGTCGATAAAACGGTGGCCGAGTTAAAGAAAGATCAGGTCGAGGCCAAAGAAAAAATCAACAAGCAGATCGACCTGATTGCCGCCTGGAAAAAGCAATATAACGACGTTGCCCTCGTGGAGCAGGACAACGGAGCCGCGCTCTATCTAGCCAAGTTGAAGCAGACTCTCGCGCAAAATCAGACAGAGTTTCAGCTTCTGGAAATGCTCAGCGTTGAGCAAACCGTCAAACGCCAGTCCGCCGAACTCACTCCCAACAGCACCAACCCCAACCTCATCGCCAATGTGAACACGAGTCAGGTAAGCGGCGTGGCCCAGGAATATCTTGAAGCCAAAAAGCAGGTCCAAGTTTTACTGGCCGAAAAAGCCGAACTTAGCCAGGTGCTCAAGCCAAAACACCCGAAGATCGTCGCCTATAACGAGGAGATCGCGCGCCAGGAAAAGAAGATCGAAATCTTGCGCGAGCAAAGCCGGGAAGAAATCAAAAATCAGAAAGAATCGCTCGGTTTGCAGATCACGAACAACGAACGCGAAATCAAGGAATGGGAAGTAAAAGCCCGGGAGATCGGCGGCCTTCTCGGAGAATACAAACAACTCCAGGCCACGCTCGAACAAGCCAACATCGACTACAAAAACATCTCCGATAAAATCTCGACGATCAGCAGCACCCTGCGCACCACTCCCGACTTCATGCAGATCATGGCGCAGGCCAGCGAGCCGAAACCTTACAAGCGCGGCCTAGTCAAAGCGCTCGTCATCGGCGTGCTCGGCGGACTCGTTGTCGGCATCGGCATTCTCCTGCTCATCAATCAGCTCGACGACCGCGTGCGTTCCTTCAGCGAAATGCAGGCCACTTTCGACTACCCGATTATTGGCCACGTGCCGCGCTCGGCCGTCACCGACAAGCCGCTCATTTCCGAAGACGACGACCGGCACATGCTGCTCGAATCGCTGCGCAACATCCGCTCCTCCATCTTCTTCATGCCTCACGTTGGCGCGAAACCAAAGACACTCCTCGTCACCAGTTCCATCCCGAACGAGGGAAAATCCACTGTTTCCTCCAACCTCGCCGTCACCATGGCGATGTCCGGCGCGAAAACCCTCCTGATCGACGCCGACATGCGCCGAGGTTCGCTTCACACACTTTTCCAGACGCCTGCCAGTCCGGGTCTGGCCGATTTCCTCACCGAAACGTCGTCTTTGGAAGACGCCATTTTTACCACCAAGGTCAAAAATCTCAGCATCATGAGCCGGGGACGCGGCACCAATGCAGCCAACGATTTGCTCCTCGGCAAACATACCGACACGCTCATCAAAAAACTCTATCCAGAGTACGACTACATCATCCTCGACAGCGCGCCCGTCCTCGCTGCGGATGACACCAGCAATCTGGCGCCCAAAGTGGACGGCGTCGTCTTCGTCCTGCGCGCCTCATTCACTCCCGCCCGACTCGCCCGCCGCACCTTGCAAATCTTGCTCGGCCGTCAGGTGAATATTCTCGGACTCGTCTTTAACTGCGCCGAGTCCGGTTCAGCCGATTACCCGTACTATCGTTACGAGGAATATCACAAGCATTCTGTAGCCTAG
- a CDS encoding glycosyltransferase — translation MKLAILCGSLEPGKDGVGDYSRQLANYCREEGHSVLLVSLNDSWVELDNIGTQEMRLSSSQSWTQRSTTLEKALTAFQPDWVSLQFVPYAYQKRGFCQEMAAALGTFAKKFRWHLMFHELWLGLNPGDSLKYKILGWWQRRGVLQLVRSLSPALVHTHATAYANFLQSNGIAATRLPLFSNIDIELAPDFPKFYELLARRECNLTPLNREHTFVAIFFGSLHPEWTPDGLMEKLAGKKLLFLSMGRLGHTGTQIWNDFADKYATRAQFLNLGELSASEISTALQFADAGVAASPWNLIEKSGSVAAMIEHGLPVLVTRNDFLPDQQLELTPTLARHLHPIWKDNVNQLSKNPPSPRLPEIGSQFLADLHNRARLP, via the coding sequence ATGAAGCTGGCGATACTTTGCGGATCATTGGAACCTGGAAAAGACGGCGTCGGCGATTACTCGCGGCAGCTGGCGAATTATTGCAGAGAGGAGGGACACAGCGTTCTCCTCGTTTCGCTGAATGATTCCTGGGTCGAGTTAGATAACATTGGAACTCAGGAAATGCGTCTTTCCAGTTCGCAGTCGTGGACGCAGCGCAGCACGACCTTGGAGAAAGCGCTCACCGCATTTCAACCCGACTGGGTCAGCCTCCAATTTGTGCCTTACGCCTATCAAAAACGAGGCTTTTGCCAGGAAATGGCGGCGGCGCTGGGAACCTTCGCAAAAAAGTTTCGCTGGCACCTCATGTTTCACGAACTCTGGCTGGGACTCAATCCGGGCGATTCGCTGAAATACAAAATCCTCGGCTGGTGGCAGCGGCGCGGCGTCCTGCAACTCGTCCGCAGCCTTTCTCCGGCGCTCGTTCATACGCACGCCACCGCCTATGCAAATTTTCTCCAGAGCAACGGGATCGCCGCCACGCGACTTCCATTGTTCTCTAACATCGACATCGAACTCGCACCGGATTTTCCCAAGTTTTACGAATTGCTGGCGCGCCGTGAATGCAATCTAACTCCGCTCAACCGCGAGCACACTTTCGTGGCGATTTTCTTCGGCTCCCTGCATCCAGAATGGACTCCCGATGGGCTAATGGAAAAGCTCGCGGGAAAAAAACTCCTCTTCCTCTCCATGGGACGCCTCGGGCACACCGGGACGCAAATCTGGAACGACTTCGCCGATAAATATGCAACTCGCGCCCAGTTCCTGAACCTCGGCGAACTCTCTGCCTCCGAAATCTCCACCGCGCTGCAATTTGCCGACGCCGGAGTCGCCGCATCGCCCTGGAACTTGATTGAAAAAAGCGGATCCGTCGCCGCCATGATCGAGCACGGACTCCCCGTGCTGGTGACCCGCAACGATTTCCTCCCGGACCAGCAGCTCGAACTCACTCCCACTTTGGCCCGCCACTTGCATCCCATTTGGAAGGACAACGTGAATCAGCTCTCCAAAAACCCGCCCTCGCCCCGGCTGCCGGAAATTGGTTCCCAATTTCTCGCGGATCTCCACAATCGCGCGCGACTCCCATGA
- a CDS encoding alpha/beta hydrolase translates to MSEPFVHRFVPGETSAPVLLLLHGTGGTENDLLDLGHSLLPQAALLSPRGKILENGMPRFFRRLAEGVFDEPDLIHRTHELADFIQSAQTDYSLAGRPVIAVGYSNGANIAASLFLLRPEILAGAVLLRAMVPLEPEILPKLDRPAIFLAGGKRDPIIPPENTQRLATLLQRAGAEVTLHWTNGGHELHSEEIAAAKSWLATSFPTTI, encoded by the coding sequence ATGTCCGAGCCCTTCGTCCACCGCTTTGTTCCCGGCGAAACGAGCGCCCCGGTCCTCCTGCTTTTGCATGGCACTGGCGGCACGGAAAACGATCTGCTCGATCTCGGGCATTCGCTTTTGCCGCAGGCAGCGTTGCTCAGTCCGCGTGGCAAGATTCTGGAAAACGGGATGCCGCGTTTCTTTCGCCGGCTGGCCGAGGGTGTGTTCGACGAGCCGGATCTGATTCACCGCACGCACGAACTCGCGGACTTCATTCAGTCTGCACAGACCGACTATTCGCTGGCCGGACGACCGGTGATCGCGGTTGGTTATTCCAACGGTGCTAACATCGCGGCGAGTTTGTTTCTACTGCGGCCAGAGATTCTGGCGGGGGCGGTTCTCCTGCGAGCGATGGTGCCGCTGGAGCCGGAGATTTTGCCCAAACTCGACCGTCCGGCCATCTTCCTCGCAGGTGGAAAACGCGACCCGATTATTCCGCCGGAGAATACGCAGCGGCTCGCCACGTTGCTCCAGCGGGCGGGCGCGGAAGTCACGCTGCATTGGACGAACGGCGGTCACGAGTTGCATTCCGAGGAAATCGCCGCCGCTAAAAGCTGGCTCGCCACTAGCTTCCCCACTACGATCTAA
- a CDS encoding ring-cleaving dioxygenase, whose translation MQLHGIHHLTAVTANAKGNHHFYTQVLGMRLVKKTVNQDDVSAYHLFYADGLATPGSDLTFFDWPAPRETRGTNSICRTGLRVGSESSLTWWAAHFDAANVTHSGLLTRDGRLTIDFDDPEGQRLSLINDEGQGEAHPWEKSPIPAEHQIRGLGPITISVPRLAKTEALLLELLQMRKARTYFHSDQTPVTVYEMGAGGPAAELHVAEEPNIAPARHGAGGVHHVAFRTTLTDYKAWTDRLTEFRVATSGPVDRFYFRSLYFREPNGILFELATDEPGFTADEPLESLGEHLSLPPFLESRRSQIEAGLKPI comes from the coding sequence ATGCAACTTCACGGCATTCATCACCTCACGGCGGTCACCGCCAATGCGAAGGGCAATCACCACTTCTACACGCAAGTGCTGGGAATGCGCCTCGTCAAAAAAACCGTCAACCAGGACGACGTCTCGGCCTATCATTTATTTTATGCCGATGGACTCGCCACACCGGGCAGCGACCTCACGTTTTTCGACTGGCCAGCACCTCGCGAAACTCGCGGTACTAACAGCATCTGCCGCACCGGTCTGCGAGTTGGCAGTGAGTCGAGTCTAACTTGGTGGGCCGCGCATTTCGACGCTGCAAACGTGACGCACTCGGGCCTGCTAACACGCGACGGACGACTCACGATCGACTTCGACGATCCCGAGGGTCAGCGCCTGAGTCTGATCAACGATGAAGGCCAGGGCGAGGCGCATCCGTGGGAGAAAAGTCCCATTCCAGCCGAGCATCAAATTCGCGGTTTGGGTCCGATCACGATCAGCGTGCCGCGACTCGCGAAGACGGAGGCCCTGTTGTTAGAACTCCTGCAAATGCGGAAGGCGCGGACCTACTTTCATTCGGATCAAACTCCGGTCACCGTCTATGAAATGGGCGCGGGCGGACCGGCGGCGGAGTTACATGTCGCCGAGGAACCTAACATCGCCCCGGCGCGACATGGCGCGGGCGGGGTGCATCACGTCGCCTTTCGCACCACGCTGACGGATTACAAAGCGTGGACGGACCGGCTCACGGAGTTTCGCGTCGCGACGAGCGGACCCGTGGATCGCTTTTATTTCCGCAGCCTCTACTTCCGAGAGCCCAATGGGATTCTCTTCGAACTAGCCACGGACGAGCCCGGATTTACCGCCGACGAACCTCTGGAAAGTCTCGGCGAACATCTCTCGCTTCCACCATTTCTCGAATCGCGCCGCAGCCAGATCGAGGCGGGCCTGAAACCAATCTAA
- the corA gene encoding magnesium/cobalt transporter CorA encodes MLHFKYHLPGTAPATLIAPTTVKPVVRHIEFNKDTYEDIEIQEIEDCYPFRDNDKITWINIDGLGDVELLKKLGAHYGLHPLALEDVLNTGQRPKCEDYGDHFFIVMQMVYRGEGEDLVFEQLSIFVGKDFVISIQETCSDMFNPIRLRLSRAVGNLRNSGSDYLAYALIDTVVDYYFPVMECMGDLLEEMEDEVLERPTQEFVKKLHEAKRSLVHLRRGAWPQREILNSLLRDETGMVKDFTKPFLRDCYDHSIQIMDIIENYRELTSSIMDIYLSAVSMRTNEIMRVLTVLSSIFMPLTFLVGVYGMNFDTSAGRWNMPELKSPYGYPIFWLVCIVLATSMAIYFKRKKWL; translated from the coding sequence ATGCTCCATTTCAAGTATCATTTGCCCGGCACTGCGCCCGCGACTTTGATTGCGCCTACGACGGTAAAACCCGTCGTGCGCCACATCGAGTTCAACAAGGACACCTACGAGGACATCGAGATTCAGGAGATCGAGGACTGCTATCCTTTTCGCGACAACGACAAGATCACCTGGATCAATATCGACGGGCTGGGCGATGTCGAATTGCTGAAGAAGTTAGGAGCGCATTACGGTCTGCATCCACTCGCGCTGGAGGATGTGCTGAACACCGGCCAGCGTCCGAAGTGCGAGGATTACGGCGACCATTTTTTTATCGTCATGCAGATGGTTTACCGGGGCGAGGGAGAGGATTTGGTCTTCGAGCAACTGAGTATTTTTGTCGGGAAAGATTTCGTCATCAGCATTCAGGAAACGTGCAGCGACATGTTCAATCCCATTCGACTTCGGCTCTCCCGTGCCGTGGGAAATCTGCGCAACTCAGGCAGCGATTATCTAGCTTATGCACTGATCGACACCGTAGTGGACTACTACTTTCCCGTGATGGAATGCATGGGCGACCTGCTGGAGGAAATGGAGGACGAGGTGCTGGAAAGGCCGACGCAGGAATTCGTCAAAAAGCTGCACGAGGCCAAGCGTTCGCTGGTGCATTTGCGCCGGGGCGCGTGGCCGCAGCGGGAGATACTCAACTCGCTCCTGCGCGACGAGACGGGCATGGTGAAGGACTTTACCAAACCCTTTCTGCGCGACTGCTACGATCACTCGATCCAGATCATGGACATTATCGAAAACTACCGAGAGCTAACCTCGTCGATCATGGACATCTACTTGTCGGCAGTGAGCATGAGAACGAATGAAATCATGCGCGTGCTCACGGTTTTGTCGTCCATCTTCATGCCGCTCACTTTTCTAGTTGGCGTCTATGGAATGAACTTCGACACGAGCGCCGGACGCTGGAACATGCCCGAGCTGAAGAGTCCTTATGGCTACCCGATTTTCTGGTTAGTCTGCATCGTGCTCGCGACTTCCATGGCGATCTACTTCAAGCGCAAAAAGTGGCTCTGA
- a CDS encoding DUF4062 domain-containing protein yields MDTRYQVFLSSTFTDLIDERKEVIQTLMQMDCIPAGMELFPAADEEQWAFIRKIIDDCDYYILIIGGRYGSTTAEGISYTEKEYDYAVSIGIHVIAFLHAQPELIPLGKSDIEPEARKRLEAFRKKVSASRMIKPWSNTAELPGLVALSLPKAIKAFPKAGWVRGGSASNPELLKQINELRQRNDELLGELRKALANAPTHETLNLASANSNFHLRGRYYKRSGSDSHGNPRYYDASWETDISWNEIIGLLGPQLFQPLNEETANSELGKSIAVRLPLDGHSVSIERETFATMKLQLLALGFIKIESLKTMKGGMGLFWSLSPVGRDVMLQVRTIKEKPNQ; encoded by the coding sequence ATGGATACCCGTTACCAAGTTTTCCTTAGTTCTACGTTCACTGATCTAATTGATGAGCGCAAAGAAGTGATCCAAACCCTCATGCAGATGGACTGCATTCCAGCAGGGATGGAATTATTTCCGGCTGCAGATGAAGAGCAATGGGCCTTTATTCGTAAAATCATCGATGATTGCGATTACTACATTCTGATTATTGGAGGCAGATATGGATCAACTACCGCTGAAGGAATTAGCTATACAGAAAAAGAATACGACTATGCAGTGTCTATAGGGATTCATGTAATTGCTTTTCTTCATGCTCAACCCGAACTTATACCACTTGGCAAATCGGATATTGAGCCCGAAGCGCGTAAACGGCTCGAAGCATTTCGCAAGAAAGTCAGCGCTAGTCGAATGATTAAGCCATGGAGCAATACTGCTGAACTCCCGGGCTTAGTCGCCTTAAGTCTGCCAAAGGCGATCAAAGCGTTTCCAAAGGCCGGTTGGGTGCGCGGTGGTTCAGCATCAAATCCCGAACTCCTTAAACAAATAAATGAATTGCGGCAACGGAATGATGAACTCCTAGGTGAACTGCGGAAAGCCTTAGCGAATGCTCCTACGCACGAGACCCTCAATTTAGCCTCTGCCAACTCAAATTTTCACCTTAGGGGTCGCTACTATAAACGATCCGGTTCAGACAGCCATGGAAACCCAAGATACTATGACGCTTCTTGGGAGACAGACATTAGTTGGAATGAGATCATAGGCTTACTCGGCCCTCAGCTATTTCAGCCACTGAACGAAGAGACAGCCAATAGTGAGTTAGGGAAATCAATTGCTGTGAGGCTTCCACTTGATGGCCACTCCGTCAGTATCGAACGTGAAACTTTCGCTACGATGAAGCTTCAACTCCTTGCCCTTGGCTTTATCAAAATCGAAAGCCTAAAAACCATGAAGGGTGGAATGGGCCTTTTTTGGTCTCTCTCGCCGGTTGGAAGAGACGTCATGTTACAGGTGCGCACAATCAAAGAGAAACCGAACCAATAA
- a CDS encoding glycosyltransferase family 1 protein: MSDYHVLLVGNYRLDHQMSMLRYHDMLLTELKARKVSASGIEPAPCIGQLSAGPLTKWLRYLDKYLLFPRVLKKHIARLERELAGRQFIVHITDHSNAPYLASAGNHLVVATCHDLLAVRGALGEDTDCPASRFGKILQSNILAGLRRMRLVICVSSATQGDLTRLAPETPSTVIPLPLNQPYGVLPKNETDRRLAPYELTSIPFILHVGSSLTRKNREGILRIFARIADQFSGKLVFAGETLHPEQRALATQLGIADRILEIDHPPTSIIEALYNRAHAFLFPSKTEGFGWPIIEAQACGCPVLVARTTSLPEVVGDGGLIRDFADEAGFAADLLALQDDTLRQRLIQSGFANLTRFATDKVIAQYLATYQSLVSVSLAG, from the coding sequence ATGAGCGACTACCACGTCCTGCTGGTCGGCAACTACCGGCTCGACCACCAGATGAGCATGTTGCGCTACCACGACATGCTGCTCACCGAGTTGAAGGCGCGCAAAGTCTCCGCGAGTGGCATCGAACCCGCACCCTGCATCGGCCAGCTCTCCGCTGGCCCGCTCACCAAATGGCTGCGCTACCTCGACAAGTATCTGCTCTTTCCCCGAGTCCTGAAAAAACACATCGCGCGCTTGGAACGCGAACTCGCCGGACGCCAGTTCATCGTCCACATCACCGACCACTCCAACGCGCCCTATCTCGCCTCCGCTGGAAACCACCTCGTCGTCGCCACCTGCCACGACTTGCTAGCCGTTCGCGGCGCACTCGGCGAGGACACCGATTGCCCTGCAAGTCGGTTCGGGAAAATCCTTCAGTCCAACATCCTCGCAGGCCTGCGCCGGATGCGTCTGGTCATCTGCGTTTCCTCCGCCACCCAGGGCGACCTCACCCGGCTCGCACCGGAAACGCCATCGACCGTCATCCCCCTCCCGCTCAACCAGCCCTACGGCGTCTTGCCAAAGAACGAAACCGACCGGCGGCTCGCCCCCTACGAGTTGACTTCCATTCCATTCATCCTCCACGTCGGCTCGTCCCTCACCCGCAAAAACCGCGAAGGCATCCTCCGCATCTTCGCCCGCATCGCCGACCAGTTTTCTGGAAAGCTCGTCTTCGCCGGGGAAACCCTGCATCCCGAGCAACGCGCACTCGCCACGCAACTCGGAATCGCCGACCGCATTCTCGAAATCGACCATCCGCCGACATCCATTATCGAGGCGCTCTACAACCGCGCCCACGCCTTTCTCTTCCCCTCAAAAACCGAGGGCTTCGGCTGGCCCATCATTGAGGCCCAAGCCTGCGGCTGCCCCGTCCTCGTCGCGAGAACCACCAGCCTCCCCGAAGTCGTCGGCGACGGCGGCCTCATCCGCGACTTCGCCGACGAAGCAGGCTTCGCCGCTGATTTGTTAGCATTGCAGGACGACACCCTTCGCCAACGCCTCATTCAAAGCGGCTTCGCCAATCTGACCCGCTTCGCCACCGACAAAGTCATCGCCCAATACCTCGCCACCTATCAATCGCTCGTAAGCGTTTCCTTAGCCGGATGA
- a CDS encoding cob(I)yrinic acid a,c-diamide adenosyltransferase, translating into MSIATQTGDDGTTALMFGRRVSKTDPRVEAYGTVDELNAALGTVRATVNDPFIAEPIFQIQKQLVTLMGELAVAAEDRERYAAKGYDFVTPEMVDALTALIDDLEKNRQVSFKHWATPGFNSASAALDVARTICRRAERRVVELGSDGVNPEIVRFLNRLSDLCWLYARWIETQAEKSHGGTEKHGESE; encoded by the coding sequence ATGAGCATAGCCACCCAGACCGGAGACGACGGCACGACCGCGCTAATGTTTGGCCGCCGCGTCTCCAAGACCGACCCGCGAGTCGAGGCCTACGGGACGGTGGATGAACTCAATGCCGCCCTCGGCACGGTGCGCGCCACGGTGAATGATCCCTTCATCGCGGAGCCGATTTTTCAGATTCAAAAACAACTCGTCACGCTCATGGGCGAGCTGGCCGTCGCGGCGGAAGATCGCGAGCGTTACGCGGCGAAAGGCTACGATTTCGTAACGCCGGAAATGGTCGATGCGCTCACCGCGTTGATCGATGACCTGGAGAAAAACCGGCAGGTGAGTTTCAAGCATTGGGCCACGCCCGGCTTTAACTCCGCCTCCGCCGCGCTCGACGTGGCGCGCACCATCTGCCGCCGCGCCGAGCGCCGCGTGGTCGAGTTAGGGTCGGATGGAGTGAACCCCGAGATCGTCCGTTTTCTCAACCGCCTCTCCGACCTCTGCTGGCTCTACGCGCGGTGGATCGAGACGCAGGCGGAAAAGTCACACGGAGGCACGGAGAAACACGGAGAGAGCGAGTAG